The following coding sequences lie in one Pelecanus crispus isolate bPelCri1 chromosome 9, bPelCri1.pri, whole genome shotgun sequence genomic window:
- the OPA1 gene encoding dynamin-like GTPase OPA1, mitochondrial isoform X1, with product MWRTRAAAACVICRSLANSSYRIKRKSPLQNLHLVSRSIHHLYYPSSKFQRPPLRISIQLFSSLNRLPLRKTKLLDVRYGYQSRRNFWLARLASRLLKIRYLILGSAVGGGYTAKKTYDQWKDMMPDLDEYKWIVPDFIWELDEHIDFEKLIKALPDADDLAKLLPDFDKIGESFTSLKGVFSPGYNLVSEVIGASDLLLLLGSPGETAFRATDQGYDSDKQYKKGLLGELILLQQQIQQHEEEARRAAGQYNMGSSQQKRKVSDKEKIDQLQEELLRTQLKYQRMLERLEKENKELRKLVLQRDDKGIHQRKLKKSLIDMYSEVLDILSDYDASYNTQDHLPRVVVVGDQSAGKTSVLEMIAQARIFPRGSGEMMTRSPVKVTLSEGPHHVALFKDSSREFDLTKEEDLAALRNEIEIRMRNSVKEGCTVSTETISLSVKGPGLQRMVLVDLPGVISTVTSGMAPDTKETIFSISKAYMQNPNAIILCIQDGSVDAERSIVTDLVSQMDPQGKRTIFVLTKVDLAEKNVASPSRIQQIIEGKLFPMKALGYFAVVTGKGNSSESIESIKEYEEEFFQNSKLLKTCMLKAHQVTTKNLSLAVSDCFWKMVRESVEQQADAFKATRFNLETEWKNNYPRLRELDRNELFEKAKNEILDEVISLTQVTPKHWEEILQKTLWERVSTHVIENIYLPAAQTMNSGTFNTTVDIKLKQWTDKQLPNKAVEVAWETLQEEFSRFMTEQKGKEHDDIFDKLKQAVKEESIKRHKWNERAEDSLRVIQHNALEDRSISDKQQWDAAIHFMEETLQSRLKDTESVIEDMVGPDWKKRWLYWIGRTKEQNIRNETKNELEKLIKCNEEHAAYLANDEVTTVRKNLEARGIAVDPCLIKDTWHQIYRRYFLKTALNHCNLCRRGFHYYQRHFVDSELECNDIVLFWRIQRMLAITANTLRQQLTNTEVRRLEKNVKEVLEDFAEDNEKKVKLLTGKRVQLAEDLKKVREIQEKLEAFIEALHQEK from the exons ATGTGGCGGacgcgggcggcggcggcttg tGTCATCTGCCGGAGTTTAGCAAATAGCAGctacagaataaaaaggaaatcacCACTTCAAAACTTGCATCTTGTTTCCCGAAGTATACATCATCTCTACTACCCAAGTTCAAAATTTCAAAGACCTCCATTAAGGATATCCATTCAGCTGTTCTCTTCTCTTAATCGTCTTCCCTTACgtaaaacaaaacttttagATGTCAGATATGGATACCAGTCCCGCAGGAACTTTTGGCTAGCTAGACTAGCGTCAAGGCTTCTCAAAATTCGCTATCTTATATTAGGATCTGCTGTAGGTGGTGGTTATACAGCTAAGAAG ACATATGATCAGTGGAAGGACATGATGCCAGATCTCGATGAATACAAGTGGATTGTTCCTGACTTCATTTGGGAGCTTGATGAACATATTGACTTCG AAAAACTTATAAAAGCCCTTCCTGATGCAGATGACCTTGCCAAACTTCTGCCTGACTTTGACAAGATTGGAGAGAGCTTCACTTCGCTGAAAGGAGTTTTTTCTCCTG GTTACAATTTGGTTAGTGAAGTCATAGGAGCTTCTGATCTACTTCTGTTGTTAG GTTCTCCAGGAGAAACAGCATTCAGAGCTACTGACCAGGGATATGACAGTGACAAACAGTATAAGAAG GGCCTGCTTGGTGAACTCATTCTGTTACAACAACAAATCCAGCAGCACGAAGAGGAAGCACGCAGAGCCGCTGGCCAATATAACATGGGCTCTTCCCAGCAGAAGCGAAAG gtTTCTGACAAAGAGAAGATTGATCAACTTCAAGAAGAACTTTTGCGCACTCAG ctcaaataccaaagaatgcttgAGCGATTAGAGAAGGAGAacaaagaattaagaaaattgGTACTGCAAAGAGATGACAAGGGAATTCATCAGAGGAAGTTAAAG aaatcttTGATTGATATGTATTCTGAAGTACTTGACATCCTGTCTGATTACGATGCCAGTTATAACACTCAAGATCACCTACCTCGA gtggtggtggttggaGATCAAAGTGCTGGAAAAACCAGTGTGTTAGAAATGATTGCCCAAGCCCGCATATTCCCTCGAGGGTCTGGGGAGATGATGACACGTTCCCCTGTTAAG GTGACTCTTAGTGAAGGTCCCCACCATGTGGCTTTATTCAAAGACAGCTCTCGGGAGTTTGATCTGACCAAGGAAGAGGAT CTTGCAGCTTTgagaaatgaaatagaaatcaGAATGAGAAATAGTGTGAAGGAAGGCTGCACTGTTAGCACTGAG acCATCTCCTTAAGTGTGAAAGGTCCTGGTTTGCAGAGAATGGTATTGGTTGATTTACCTGGAGTCATTAGT ACTGTGACATCAGGTATGGCTCCAGATACGAAGGAAACTATCTTTAGCATCAGCAAGGCCTACATGCAGAATCCTAATGCCATCATCCTTTGTATTCAAG atGGATCAGTGGATGCAGAACGCAGTATTGTCACAGACTTAGTAAGCCAAATGGATCCCCAAGGAAAAAGGACAATTTTTGTGTTGACTAAAGTTGATCTTGCTGAGAAAAATGTGGCTAGCCCAAGCAGG ATCCAGCAAATAATTGAAGGCAAACTCTTCCCAATGAAAGCTTTGGGTTATTTTGCAGTTGTTACTGGAAAAG gaaacagcagtgaaagcaTTGAATCTATTAAAGAATATGAAGAggaattttttcaaaattcaaagcTGTTAAA GACATGTATGCTGAAGGCACACCAGGTAACAACAAAGAACTTAAGTCTAGCTGTGTCGGATTGCTTTTGGAAGATGGTGAGAGAGTCTGTGGAGCAGCAAGCAGATGCTTTTAAAG CCACACGTTTCAATCTTGAGACTGAATGGAAGAACAATTACCCCCGGTTGCGAGAGCTTGACAGG AATGAACtgtttgaaaaagcaaagaatgagATTCTTGATGAAGTCATAAGTTTGACTCAGGTCACACCAAAGCACTG GGAGGAGATTCTTCAGAAAACTTTATGGGAGAGGGTATCTACTCATGTGATTGAGAATATCTACCTTCCAGCAGCACAGACTATGAACTCAGGGACATTTAACACCACTGTGGACATCAAACTGAAGCAGTGGACTGACAAGCAACTGCCTAATAAAGCAGTAGAG GTGGCATGGGAGACTTTGCAAGAAGAATTTTCCCGTTTCATgacagaacaaaaaggaaaagagcatGATGATATCTTTGATAAACTGAAACAAGCTGTCAAAGAAGAAAGTATTAAACGACATAAATGGAATGAGAGAGCAGAGGATAGCCTG CGAGTCATCCAGCACAATGCCTTAGAAGATCGGTCAATATCTGACAAACAGCAGTGGGATGCAGCTATTCATTTTATGGAAGAGACGCTCCAAAGTCGTCTCAAAGACA CTGAATCTGTTATTGAAGATATGGTGGGTccagactggaaaaaaaggtgGTTATACTGGATAGGACGCACCAAAGAgcag AATATTCGTAACgaaacaaaaaatgaacttGAGAAATTAATCAAATGCAATGAAGAACATGCAGCTTATCTGGCAAATGATGAAGTGACGACTGTCAGAAAGAATCTTGAAGCAAGAGGAATAGCAGTGGACCCGTGTCTG ATTAAAGACACATGGCACCAAATTTATAGAAGATATTTCCTGAAGACTGCTTTGAACCACTGTAATCTATGTCGAAGAGGCTTCCATTATTATCAGAGGCATTTTGTGGACTCAGAG CTCGAATGTAACGATATTGTCCTCTTCTGGCGAATACAGCGAATGCTGGCAATTACAGCAAATACACTGAGGCAGCAGCTTACTAACACGGAAG taaggCGCTTGGAGAAGAATGTAAAGGAAGTTCTTGAAGATTTTGCTGaggataatgaaaaaaaggTGAAGCTCTTAACTGGCAAGAGGGTCCAGCTTGCAGAGGATCTCA
- the OPA1 gene encoding dynamin-like GTPase OPA1, mitochondrial isoform X5, translating to MWRTRAAAACVICRSLANSSYRIKRKSPLQNLHLVSRSIHHLYYPSSKFQRPPLRISIQLFSSLNRLPLRKTKLLDVRYGYQSRRNFWLARLASRLLKIRYLILGSAVGGGYTAKKTYDQWKDMMPDLDEYKWIVPDFIWELDEHIDFEKLIKALPDADDLAKLLPDFDKIGESFTSLKGVFSPGYNLVSEVIGASDLLLLLGSPGETAFRATDQGYDSDKQYKKVSDKEKIDQLQEELLRTQLKYQRMLERLEKENKELRKLVLQRDDKGIHQRKLKKSLIDMYSEVLDILSDYDASYNTQDHLPRVVVVGDQSAGKTSVLEMIAQARIFPRGSGEMMTRSPVKVTLSEGPHHVALFKDSSREFDLTKEEDLAALRNEIEIRMRNSVKEGCTVSTETISLSVKGPGLQRMVLVDLPGVISTVTSGMAPDTKETIFSISKAYMQNPNAIILCIQDGSVDAERSIVTDLVSQMDPQGKRTIFVLTKVDLAEKNVASPSRIQQIIEGKLFPMKALGYFAVVTGKGNSSESIESIKEYEEEFFQNSKLLKTCMLKAHQVTTKNLSLAVSDCFWKMVRESVEQQADAFKATRFNLETEWKNNYPRLRELDRNELFEKAKNEILDEVISLTQVTPKHWEEILQKTLWERVSTHVIENIYLPAAQTMNSGTFNTTVDIKLKQWTDKQLPNKAVEVAWETLQEEFSRFMTEQKGKEHDDIFDKLKQAVKEESIKRHKWNERAEDSLRVIQHNALEDRSISDKQQWDAAIHFMEETLQSRLKDTESVIEDMVGPDWKKRWLYWIGRTKEQNIRNETKNELEKLIKCNEEHAAYLANDEVTTVRKNLEARGIAVDPCLIKDTWHQIYRRYFLKTALNHCNLCRRGFHYYQRHFVDSELECNDIVLFWRIQRMLAITANTLRQQLTNTEVRRLEKNVKEVLEDFAEDNEKKVKLLTGKRVQLAEDLSGETRMGH from the exons ATGTGGCGGacgcgggcggcggcggcttg tGTCATCTGCCGGAGTTTAGCAAATAGCAGctacagaataaaaaggaaatcacCACTTCAAAACTTGCATCTTGTTTCCCGAAGTATACATCATCTCTACTACCCAAGTTCAAAATTTCAAAGACCTCCATTAAGGATATCCATTCAGCTGTTCTCTTCTCTTAATCGTCTTCCCTTACgtaaaacaaaacttttagATGTCAGATATGGATACCAGTCCCGCAGGAACTTTTGGCTAGCTAGACTAGCGTCAAGGCTTCTCAAAATTCGCTATCTTATATTAGGATCTGCTGTAGGTGGTGGTTATACAGCTAAGAAG ACATATGATCAGTGGAAGGACATGATGCCAGATCTCGATGAATACAAGTGGATTGTTCCTGACTTCATTTGGGAGCTTGATGAACATATTGACTTCG AAAAACTTATAAAAGCCCTTCCTGATGCAGATGACCTTGCCAAACTTCTGCCTGACTTTGACAAGATTGGAGAGAGCTTCACTTCGCTGAAAGGAGTTTTTTCTCCTG GTTACAATTTGGTTAGTGAAGTCATAGGAGCTTCTGATCTACTTCTGTTGTTAG GTTCTCCAGGAGAAACAGCATTCAGAGCTACTGACCAGGGATATGACAGTGACAAACAGTATAAGAAG gtTTCTGACAAAGAGAAGATTGATCAACTTCAAGAAGAACTTTTGCGCACTCAG ctcaaataccaaagaatgcttgAGCGATTAGAGAAGGAGAacaaagaattaagaaaattgGTACTGCAAAGAGATGACAAGGGAATTCATCAGAGGAAGTTAAAG aaatcttTGATTGATATGTATTCTGAAGTACTTGACATCCTGTCTGATTACGATGCCAGTTATAACACTCAAGATCACCTACCTCGA gtggtggtggttggaGATCAAAGTGCTGGAAAAACCAGTGTGTTAGAAATGATTGCCCAAGCCCGCATATTCCCTCGAGGGTCTGGGGAGATGATGACACGTTCCCCTGTTAAG GTGACTCTTAGTGAAGGTCCCCACCATGTGGCTTTATTCAAAGACAGCTCTCGGGAGTTTGATCTGACCAAGGAAGAGGAT CTTGCAGCTTTgagaaatgaaatagaaatcaGAATGAGAAATAGTGTGAAGGAAGGCTGCACTGTTAGCACTGAG acCATCTCCTTAAGTGTGAAAGGTCCTGGTTTGCAGAGAATGGTATTGGTTGATTTACCTGGAGTCATTAGT ACTGTGACATCAGGTATGGCTCCAGATACGAAGGAAACTATCTTTAGCATCAGCAAGGCCTACATGCAGAATCCTAATGCCATCATCCTTTGTATTCAAG atGGATCAGTGGATGCAGAACGCAGTATTGTCACAGACTTAGTAAGCCAAATGGATCCCCAAGGAAAAAGGACAATTTTTGTGTTGACTAAAGTTGATCTTGCTGAGAAAAATGTGGCTAGCCCAAGCAGG ATCCAGCAAATAATTGAAGGCAAACTCTTCCCAATGAAAGCTTTGGGTTATTTTGCAGTTGTTACTGGAAAAG gaaacagcagtgaaagcaTTGAATCTATTAAAGAATATGAAGAggaattttttcaaaattcaaagcTGTTAAA GACATGTATGCTGAAGGCACACCAGGTAACAACAAAGAACTTAAGTCTAGCTGTGTCGGATTGCTTTTGGAAGATGGTGAGAGAGTCTGTGGAGCAGCAAGCAGATGCTTTTAAAG CCACACGTTTCAATCTTGAGACTGAATGGAAGAACAATTACCCCCGGTTGCGAGAGCTTGACAGG AATGAACtgtttgaaaaagcaaagaatgagATTCTTGATGAAGTCATAAGTTTGACTCAGGTCACACCAAAGCACTG GGAGGAGATTCTTCAGAAAACTTTATGGGAGAGGGTATCTACTCATGTGATTGAGAATATCTACCTTCCAGCAGCACAGACTATGAACTCAGGGACATTTAACACCACTGTGGACATCAAACTGAAGCAGTGGACTGACAAGCAACTGCCTAATAAAGCAGTAGAG GTGGCATGGGAGACTTTGCAAGAAGAATTTTCCCGTTTCATgacagaacaaaaaggaaaagagcatGATGATATCTTTGATAAACTGAAACAAGCTGTCAAAGAAGAAAGTATTAAACGACATAAATGGAATGAGAGAGCAGAGGATAGCCTG CGAGTCATCCAGCACAATGCCTTAGAAGATCGGTCAATATCTGACAAACAGCAGTGGGATGCAGCTATTCATTTTATGGAAGAGACGCTCCAAAGTCGTCTCAAAGACA CTGAATCTGTTATTGAAGATATGGTGGGTccagactggaaaaaaaggtgGTTATACTGGATAGGACGCACCAAAGAgcag AATATTCGTAACgaaacaaaaaatgaacttGAGAAATTAATCAAATGCAATGAAGAACATGCAGCTTATCTGGCAAATGATGAAGTGACGACTGTCAGAAAGAATCTTGAAGCAAGAGGAATAGCAGTGGACCCGTGTCTG ATTAAAGACACATGGCACCAAATTTATAGAAGATATTTCCTGAAGACTGCTTTGAACCACTGTAATCTATGTCGAAGAGGCTTCCATTATTATCAGAGGCATTTTGTGGACTCAGAG CTCGAATGTAACGATATTGTCCTCTTCTGGCGAATACAGCGAATGCTGGCAATTACAGCAAATACACTGAGGCAGCAGCTTACTAACACGGAAG taaggCGCTTGGAGAAGAATGTAAAGGAAGTTCTTGAAGATTTTGCTGaggataatgaaaaaaaggTGAAGCTCTTAACTGGCAAGAGGGTCCAGCTTGCAGAGGATCTCA
- the OPA1 gene encoding dynamin-like GTPase OPA1, mitochondrial isoform X2: MWRTRAAAACVICRSLANSSYRIKRKSPLQNLHLVSRSIHHLYYPSSKFQRPPLRISIQLFSSLNRLPLRKTKLLDVRYGYQSRRNFWLARLASRLLKIRYLILGSAVGGGYTAKKTYDQWKDMMPDLDEYKWIVPDFIWELDEHIDFEKLIKALPDADDLAKLLPDFDKIGESFTSLKGVFSPGYNLVSEVIGASDLLLLLGSPGETAFRATDQGYDSDKQYKKVSDKEKIDQLQEELLRTQLKYQRMLERLEKENKELRKLVLQRDDKGIHQRKLKKSLIDMYSEVLDILSDYDASYNTQDHLPRVVVVGDQSAGKTSVLEMIAQARIFPRGSGEMMTRSPVKVTLSEGPHHVALFKDSSREFDLTKEEDLAALRNEIEIRMRNSVKEGCTVSTETISLSVKGPGLQRMVLVDLPGVISTVTSGMAPDTKETIFSISKAYMQNPNAIILCIQDGSVDAERSIVTDLVSQMDPQGKRTIFVLTKVDLAEKNVASPSRIQQIIEGKLFPMKALGYFAVVTGKGNSSESIESIKEYEEEFFQNSKLLKTCMLKAHQVTTKNLSLAVSDCFWKMVRESVEQQADAFKATRFNLETEWKNNYPRLRELDRNELFEKAKNEILDEVISLTQVTPKHWEEILQKTLWERVSTHVIENIYLPAAQTMNSGTFNTTVDIKLKQWTDKQLPNKAVEVAWETLQEEFSRFMTEQKGKEHDDIFDKLKQAVKEESIKRHKWNERAEDSLRVIQHNALEDRSISDKQQWDAAIHFMEETLQSRLKDTESVIEDMVGPDWKKRWLYWIGRTKEQNIRNETKNELEKLIKCNEEHAAYLANDEVTTVRKNLEARGIAVDPCLIKDTWHQIYRRYFLKTALNHCNLCRRGFHYYQRHFVDSELECNDIVLFWRIQRMLAITANTLRQQLTNTEVRRLEKNVKEVLEDFAEDNEKKVKLLTGKRVQLAEDLNVNQNPANMGTQLVHFTEERTSPNKEKVREIQEKLEAFIEALHQEK; encoded by the exons ATGTGGCGGacgcgggcggcggcggcttg tGTCATCTGCCGGAGTTTAGCAAATAGCAGctacagaataaaaaggaaatcacCACTTCAAAACTTGCATCTTGTTTCCCGAAGTATACATCATCTCTACTACCCAAGTTCAAAATTTCAAAGACCTCCATTAAGGATATCCATTCAGCTGTTCTCTTCTCTTAATCGTCTTCCCTTACgtaaaacaaaacttttagATGTCAGATATGGATACCAGTCCCGCAGGAACTTTTGGCTAGCTAGACTAGCGTCAAGGCTTCTCAAAATTCGCTATCTTATATTAGGATCTGCTGTAGGTGGTGGTTATACAGCTAAGAAG ACATATGATCAGTGGAAGGACATGATGCCAGATCTCGATGAATACAAGTGGATTGTTCCTGACTTCATTTGGGAGCTTGATGAACATATTGACTTCG AAAAACTTATAAAAGCCCTTCCTGATGCAGATGACCTTGCCAAACTTCTGCCTGACTTTGACAAGATTGGAGAGAGCTTCACTTCGCTGAAAGGAGTTTTTTCTCCTG GTTACAATTTGGTTAGTGAAGTCATAGGAGCTTCTGATCTACTTCTGTTGTTAG GTTCTCCAGGAGAAACAGCATTCAGAGCTACTGACCAGGGATATGACAGTGACAAACAGTATAAGAAG gtTTCTGACAAAGAGAAGATTGATCAACTTCAAGAAGAACTTTTGCGCACTCAG ctcaaataccaaagaatgcttgAGCGATTAGAGAAGGAGAacaaagaattaagaaaattgGTACTGCAAAGAGATGACAAGGGAATTCATCAGAGGAAGTTAAAG aaatcttTGATTGATATGTATTCTGAAGTACTTGACATCCTGTCTGATTACGATGCCAGTTATAACACTCAAGATCACCTACCTCGA gtggtggtggttggaGATCAAAGTGCTGGAAAAACCAGTGTGTTAGAAATGATTGCCCAAGCCCGCATATTCCCTCGAGGGTCTGGGGAGATGATGACACGTTCCCCTGTTAAG GTGACTCTTAGTGAAGGTCCCCACCATGTGGCTTTATTCAAAGACAGCTCTCGGGAGTTTGATCTGACCAAGGAAGAGGAT CTTGCAGCTTTgagaaatgaaatagaaatcaGAATGAGAAATAGTGTGAAGGAAGGCTGCACTGTTAGCACTGAG acCATCTCCTTAAGTGTGAAAGGTCCTGGTTTGCAGAGAATGGTATTGGTTGATTTACCTGGAGTCATTAGT ACTGTGACATCAGGTATGGCTCCAGATACGAAGGAAACTATCTTTAGCATCAGCAAGGCCTACATGCAGAATCCTAATGCCATCATCCTTTGTATTCAAG atGGATCAGTGGATGCAGAACGCAGTATTGTCACAGACTTAGTAAGCCAAATGGATCCCCAAGGAAAAAGGACAATTTTTGTGTTGACTAAAGTTGATCTTGCTGAGAAAAATGTGGCTAGCCCAAGCAGG ATCCAGCAAATAATTGAAGGCAAACTCTTCCCAATGAAAGCTTTGGGTTATTTTGCAGTTGTTACTGGAAAAG gaaacagcagtgaaagcaTTGAATCTATTAAAGAATATGAAGAggaattttttcaaaattcaaagcTGTTAAA GACATGTATGCTGAAGGCACACCAGGTAACAACAAAGAACTTAAGTCTAGCTGTGTCGGATTGCTTTTGGAAGATGGTGAGAGAGTCTGTGGAGCAGCAAGCAGATGCTTTTAAAG CCACACGTTTCAATCTTGAGACTGAATGGAAGAACAATTACCCCCGGTTGCGAGAGCTTGACAGG AATGAACtgtttgaaaaagcaaagaatgagATTCTTGATGAAGTCATAAGTTTGACTCAGGTCACACCAAAGCACTG GGAGGAGATTCTTCAGAAAACTTTATGGGAGAGGGTATCTACTCATGTGATTGAGAATATCTACCTTCCAGCAGCACAGACTATGAACTCAGGGACATTTAACACCACTGTGGACATCAAACTGAAGCAGTGGACTGACAAGCAACTGCCTAATAAAGCAGTAGAG GTGGCATGGGAGACTTTGCAAGAAGAATTTTCCCGTTTCATgacagaacaaaaaggaaaagagcatGATGATATCTTTGATAAACTGAAACAAGCTGTCAAAGAAGAAAGTATTAAACGACATAAATGGAATGAGAGAGCAGAGGATAGCCTG CGAGTCATCCAGCACAATGCCTTAGAAGATCGGTCAATATCTGACAAACAGCAGTGGGATGCAGCTATTCATTTTATGGAAGAGACGCTCCAAAGTCGTCTCAAAGACA CTGAATCTGTTATTGAAGATATGGTGGGTccagactggaaaaaaaggtgGTTATACTGGATAGGACGCACCAAAGAgcag AATATTCGTAACgaaacaaaaaatgaacttGAGAAATTAATCAAATGCAATGAAGAACATGCAGCTTATCTGGCAAATGATGAAGTGACGACTGTCAGAAAGAATCTTGAAGCAAGAGGAATAGCAGTGGACCCGTGTCTG ATTAAAGACACATGGCACCAAATTTATAGAAGATATTTCCTGAAGACTGCTTTGAACCACTGTAATCTATGTCGAAGAGGCTTCCATTATTATCAGAGGCATTTTGTGGACTCAGAG CTCGAATGTAACGATATTGTCCTCTTCTGGCGAATACAGCGAATGCTGGCAATTACAGCAAATACACTGAGGCAGCAGCTTACTAACACGGAAG taaggCGCTTGGAGAAGAATGTAAAGGAAGTTCTTGAAGATTTTGCTGaggataatgaaaaaaaggTGAAGCTCTTAACTGGCAAGAGGGTCCAGCTTGCAGAGGATCTCA